The Leptospira yasudae DNA segment CGATCGGCTCCGGAAAGGTGCGCGAGTTTCAGGTTTTCCAAATCGGTTTCGACGAAGAGCGACGTCCGAATTCCTTCTTTCTTTAGAATTTTAGAATATTCTTGAACTATTTCCAGATCCTTTCGGAAGTCGAAACCGTGATCGGAGGTGATTTCTCCGGGAGTTACGGGAACCAAGGTCGCTTGATCGGGTCTCGTCTTTAACACCAAATCCAAATAGCGGGGGGAGGGTTCTCCTTCGATATTGTATTCGATTTTCGTTTTGTTTTTTCGGTTATAGGAATCGATGAATTCTTTCAAAGCGAATACGTCGTCCTTGCGGATATGTCGTTCGTCTTCCCTCGGATGAACCGTAATCCCTTGAGCGCCCGCGTTTAATACAAGTTCCGCAAAATACAAAAGATTCGGAATGTTTCCTCCTCTTGAATTTCTGAGGGTTGCGATTTTGTTGATGTTTACGCTCAATTTGGTTTTCAAAGAGTTTCTCCCGAACGGTTCTTATTCTAAAAAGAAGAACCGGAGTTTTTCCGAATATCGAAAAAAAAAATAGGGAATCCAAGATTCTTTTCCTTGCAATTTTTCCGAATATCGGTTAGGGTTTGCGCCCGAGTTTCAAGGCGAACATTAAATAATATTTCTGCTTGAAGGCGGATAACTCTCGCAGAGCATGGTCAATTCCGATGGCAACTGGTAAAAAAACTGCATCCAAGAAAACTGCCTCGGCCGCGGCTAAGAAAAAGGCGACGGCTAAAAAAGCTGCGCCTAAAAAAGCGAACGCCTCGGCAAAAAAGAAAGAAGAAATCATCAAAAAGGCTCTTTCGAGTCCGGCTTCCAAGGCTGCGGGAACGAAAAAGACTTCTTCTTCCAAAGGAGTGGCCCTCAATCCACTCGGAAAAAAATGGACCTGTCATACTTGCTCCACGAAATTTTACGATCTCAATAAAGAAGAAAAGATCTGTCCGAAATGCGGAGCCGATCAGAACAAACGTCCCGTTACCCGGACTCGCACGGTTCGCCCGAGAGTCGTAGAGGAAGAGGAAGTAATCGAAGAAGATAATCTGATCGACGACGAAGAAATGGAATTCACCGAAGAACCTCTGGAAGAGGCTTTGGATGAAGACGACGATGCGGAAGAAACGGAAGAGTAATCTCTTCCTTGGCGAAGCCGATTCTCATTCTTACCGCTCCGACCGGAGCGGGTAAAACCTCACTCATCACCGAACTCGATCCGACGCGGTTCGAAATTCTTTCCTTCGATTCCAGACAAATCTACAAAGAAATGCCGATCGGAACCGCGGCTCCGACGGCGGAACAACAAGCCAAGATCCGCCATCATCTCGTGGAAGTTCTTTCCCCGGCGGAAACTGTAGACGCGGGTCTTTACAATCGTTTGGCGGAAGAAGCGCTTCGCGCCGTTTTGGATGCGGGGAAGATTCCGGTCTTCACCGCCGGCACTGGATTTTAT contains these protein-coding regions:
- a CDS encoding pyridoxine 5'-phosphate synthase → MKTKLSVNINKIATLRNSRGGNIPNLLYFAELVLNAGAQGITVHPREDERHIRKDDVFALKEFIDSYNRKNKTKIEYNIEGEPSPRYLDLVLKTRPDQATLVPVTPGEITSDHGFDFRKDLEIVQEYSKILKKEGIRTSLFVETDLENLKLAHLSGADRVEFYTGPFAEEFDRSPADGKKTFESRYVPAAEEILRQKMEINAGHDLDHLNLVLFSKLPGLLEVSIGHRLISRALEIGIDRSVKDYLQALS
- a CDS encoding TIGR02300 family protein, whose translation is MATGKKTASKKTASAAAKKKATAKKAAPKKANASAKKKEEIIKKALSSPASKAAGTKKTSSSKGVALNPLGKKWTCHTCSTKFYDLNKEEKICPKCGADQNKRPVTRTRTVRPRVVEEEEVIEEDNLIDDEEMEFTEEPLEEALDEDDDAEETEE